In Nocardia asteroides, a single genomic region encodes these proteins:
- a CDS encoding ABC transporter substrate-binding protein, with protein sequence MCVITGGALVLTGCTSNTEDAGSGNEAEKVQVDKVDAIAAQLPDKQKQYGKLVIGVNVPYQPNEYKDASGKIVGFDVDLMNAVTAVLGLQPEYVESAFEKIIPAIQAGTYDVGMSSITDSKEREEQVDFTTYFNAGIQWAQQAGKPVDPENACGKRVAVQATTVEHTDEVPAKSAACVAAGKPAIDIQAFDEQSQATNALVLGQVDAMSADSPVTAYAIKQGGGKIESAGSVFDSAPYGWAVPKGSPLAAALQKAVQHLIDNGQYKTITDNWGVQDGAITTSVINGATN encoded by the coding sequence ATGTGCGTCATCACCGGGGGCGCGCTGGTCCTGACCGGGTGTACCAGCAATACCGAGGACGCGGGCTCCGGGAACGAGGCGGAGAAGGTGCAGGTCGACAAGGTCGACGCCATCGCCGCGCAGCTGCCGGACAAGCAGAAGCAGTACGGCAAGCTGGTGATCGGGGTGAACGTCCCCTACCAGCCCAACGAGTACAAGGACGCCTCCGGCAAGATCGTCGGCTTCGACGTCGACCTGATGAACGCGGTGACGGCGGTGCTCGGGTTGCAGCCCGAGTACGTGGAGTCCGCGTTCGAGAAGATCATCCCGGCCATCCAGGCAGGCACCTACGACGTCGGCATGTCCTCGATCACCGACTCCAAGGAGCGCGAGGAGCAGGTCGACTTCACCACCTACTTCAACGCGGGCATCCAGTGGGCGCAGCAGGCGGGTAAGCCGGTCGACCCGGAGAACGCCTGCGGCAAGCGGGTCGCGGTGCAGGCCACCACCGTCGAGCACACCGACGAGGTGCCTGCCAAGAGCGCGGCCTGCGTGGCGGCGGGCAAGCCCGCCATCGACATCCAGGCCTTCGACGAGCAGAGCCAGGCCACCAACGCGCTGGTACTCGGGCAGGTGGACGCCATGTCCGCCGACTCGCCGGTGACCGCGTACGCGATCAAGCAGGGCGGCGGCAAGATCGAATCCGCCGGGTCGGTCTTCGATTCCGCGCCGTACGGCTGGGCCGTGCCGAAGGGCTCGCCGCTGGCGGCCGCGCTGCAGAAGGCGGTGCAGCACCTGATCGACAACGGGCAGTACAAGACGATCACCGACAACTGGGGTGTGCAGGACGGCGCGATCACCACCTCGGTGATCAACGGCGCGACGAACTGA